DNA sequence from the Triticum aestivum cultivar Chinese Spring unplaced genomic scaffold, IWGSC CS RefSeq v2.1 scaffold84209, whole genome shotgun sequence genome:
cggatctgaaaggttcagacccgttgactaaaacctctctcacaagcaacatgatcaaacataaaactcattgagtgttaatcacatagtgatgtgaactagactactgactctagtaaactcttgggtattagtcacatggcgatgtgacctgtgagtgttaatcacatggcgatgtgaactggattattgactctagtgcaagtgggagactgttggaaatatgccctagaggcaataataaaagtattattattatatttccttgttcatgataattgtcttttattcatgctataactgtattatccggaaatcgtaatacacgtgtgaatacatagaccaaaatatgtccctagtgagcctctagttgactagctcgttgtgatcaacagatagtcatggtttcctggctatggacattggatgtcgttgataacgggatcacatcattaggagaatgatgtgatggacaagacccaatcctaagactagcacaaagatcgtgtagttcgtttgctagagctttgccaatgtcaagtatctcttcctttgaccatgagatcgtgtaactcctggataccgtaggagtgccttgggtgtatcaaacgtcacaacgtaactgggtgactataaaggtgcactacaggtatctccgaaagtatctattgttttatgcggatcgagactgggatttgtcactccgtgtaaacggagaggtatctctgggcccactcggtaggacatcatcacatgcgcaatgtgaccaaggagttgatcacgggatgatgtgttacggagcgagtaaagtgacttgccggtaacgagattgaacaaggtattggataccgacgatcgaatctcgggcaagtaacataccgatagacaaagggaattgaatacgggatcgattgagtccttgacatcatggttcatccgatgagatcatcgtggaacatgtgggagccatcatgggtatccagatcccgctgttggttattgaccgaagaacgtctcggtcatgtctgcatgtctcccgaacccgtagggtctacacacttaaggttcgatgacgctagggttataaaggaagcttgtatgtggttaccgaatgttgttcggagtcccggatgagatcccggacgtcacgaggagttccggaatggtccggaggtaaagatttatatataggaagtcctgtttcggccatcgggacaagtttcggggtcatcggtattgtaccgggaccaccggaagggtcccgggggcccaccgggtggggccacctgccccggggggccacatgggctgtagggggtgcgccttggcctacatgggccaagggcaccagcccctagaggcccatgcgccaagataaaggaaaaaggggagagtcctaaagggggaaggcacctccgaggtgccttggggaggatggactcctccccccctccttagccgcacccctttcttggagtagggggcaaggctgcgcctcccccttctcccctgcccctatatatagtggaggggagggagggcatccatacctgagcccttggcgcctccctccctcccgtgacacctcctcctctcccgtaggtgcttggcgaagccctacaggattgccacgctcctccatcaccaccacgccgttgtgctgctgctggatggagtcttcctcaacctctccctctctccttgctggatcaaggcgtgggagacgtcaccgggctgtacgtgtgttgaacgcggaggtgccgtccgttcggcacttgatcatcggtgatctgaatcacgacgagtatgactccatcaaccccgttcacttgaacgcttccgcttagcgatctacaagggtatgtagatgcactctcctttctactcgttgctggtctctccatagatagatcttggtgattcgtaggaagttttttgaatttctgctacgttccccaacagatggcgGGTGCTAGGGTTTGCGGATGAAGAAGAGGTCTTGGCTGTTGTGTTTGTAGTCTGGTGCTCTCTATGTTGACATTTCGATGGGGTCCCTTTAACGAAAGTTGTTCAGATGGACGGTCTGCCTTGGAATTCACGCCATACAGGCGCTCATACAGGCTGCTGTCTTCGCAAAAACGTCTCCTGATGAGTCTTTCTTCCTCCATTCTTCTTCCATTCCATTTCCACATGTGATTTCTTCCATGTTTGGCCCATTTTCTGTGGAAACACATCAAGGAGAGGGTTCGTGGAATCCTTTGCATCCATTAGTCATTAGTACCAATATCAGAGCGAATTTCTCTTTTTAATTGAAATATCTCAGTTTCAACAAAGGTGAAATTAGTGTAAAAGTATCACTCATTAGGCTCCAACTGAGAGGAAGGCGATTGAGGAGGAAGGGGATACAGTGGACCAAATCAGATCGCCACACAACAAGTCGCCATGGTCTGTGAAGATGGAGCTGGAGCCATGGAGGAACTTGGGATGGTCGAATAAATTCATGATTCACGAAGGTTGGAGGCGGGTGAGTCACATATGAAAAGGAAAGAATGATGCTTCCAAATCCATCAGTTCTTCTTCGGAAGTTGCCCCCACTAAATTctggatgaacagttcctccaCAAAGATCTCTGCATATTCCCCATGTGGAGTTGCATGTACCGTCCTCTCAACAGTTGCATCATCATGGAGAAAGAGCAAACCATCCCTCGATGTTTTTCCTGGAACAAGCCAGTGCATTTTATAACTAAATTTGCCCTTGCAGTTCCCTCTTTCTACCTGATGCATATCTTTTGAATGCAGTAATAACTCTTCATAAGTCATAACCCACTTTGCTTCTCTCCACAAGTAACCTAGCCATCAGTCCATCGTTGTATTCAATCAAGCCATTCACTGTCTCAAATTTGCCAAAATAGAGCAGTTAAACACTAAAGCATTCCTCTGGATCTCCCCCGGACAAAAAAGTGAAGCTTCATATCAGTACACACAAAATCAATCGTTACAACAGTACACAAATAATTCAAACTTTATATCACTGCACAAAAAATTCAAACTTTATATCAGTACACCACCACACTCCAGTTTCCTCTCTTCTCATTATATGCACATATAAGCCAAGTTTCCCATGATTCCCCTCTCTTCTGTAAAACAACCTGCTAGATTTGGCTGCCACAACTGGGGTCCAAAACCATTGCCATGGCTACCAAATCACGACCATGCAACCAAATCCGATGCTTCTATTTGTCCAGAACTGCGTCCTTCCCCAAACCCCAAAACCCTCTCCTAGTCCTGCTTTTCCATAGCTGCGCGATCATCATCATAGAGCCATTAGTCGACCAGAGAGCTCACCTATGGTCATGACGTCCGCGGGCGGGGATAGCAGCGGCGCACTAGAGGGAGCGGTTGAGGGAGCAGAGTAGAAGGAAAGAAAGAAATCACCTGACCAATTCCTTCACGAGAAAACCACATGATTTAATCATTGACAAGTCATCTCGTCAAGTCATCACTGCCTATTCAAATACCGCCTAAAATTCGATCCAATACCGTCGAGCAGTTTTCCCTATGAAAATGATGTATCGGGCCAGAAGTGGGTTGGGCATTGTGGTGGACTTGCACGCGCGACAATACAAACTGATCGACTATTTCTGGGCGATTCCTATTTCGTACCTATTGCAAGTGCCTCTGTACTCGATCTTAAGATGATGtatcggctcagtctctcgaaggtttATAAGGATAAGATGTGCGTTTATAAGGTTGAGTGTATGTGCGTAAGTGTGAGTGTATGTGTTTGGACTGTATATAAAAAACTAACCTACCATGTAACCCCACAAACGCCCTGTCCTCTGCCTGTGCCGGTCCATTCCACTTTTTTCCCACCAGTTTTTAAAATGTTCTAGAACCTTCTTTgaaccttttttttattttttcctttcgtTTTCtcgttcttttttttgttttttcatatttatttttatttctcctTTTACCTTTCCTTTTCAAATCCGTGATTTTTTCCCAAACTCGTTAACTTCTTTGAATTTATGAAGTTTTTTCAATTTgtgatttttcaatttttttgcacAATTATAAATTTGGAAACAATTTGTAAATTCATGATTATCAAAAATACCAGCAtagttttcaaattcatgaacatatttcaTGTTCAATACATGTTTTAAATTGAtgaaatattttttaaatgcattCAAAATCCTTGAAACTTGGGATCAATTTgaaaatccatgaatattttttgaattttgtgtGCATTTTATGAATAGACAAATATTTCCAGAAAACAGTTTATCTAATTCAAGGAATATTTCCATACTGTTCATGTTTGGTTCATACCGGTTTTGTatgcttttctgttttatttatttatttgtttcctttgcttttttaATAAACTAGATTTTCTAACTTTTTTGCGGAAAAAAAGTCTTGATTTTGAAAGAATATTCGTGTTGTCAGAAAATGTTCCCATTTTGGcagggattttttttgaaaaaagtttagaagatatataatttttttaaatgttcagaTTTTAGATAATGTGTtcggaatttcaaaaaatatttctcACTCGGATTTTACTAAATCAGTAATAATttatatggattggagggagtagcgTTTTCACAAAAAATTccagttttttaaaaaatatttggattttataatatatatatatatatgttttttaAAACATATTTGACATTTTCAAAAGTTGCATTTCAAAATAATGTTTGTGCTTTTTCCAAACAAATGTTctctagttttaaaaaaaatcacttttctatttttttcgttttctaaACTGAATAGAAAACCAGCAAAAAAAGGACGCCCGCTACCATGCCCAGTTCACTACAGTGCACCGGCTCTACACAGTTCCTTGGTTCGCTAAATCGGGTGGGCTAGCCCAGTCGGGAGTTTGTCGTGCGAAGCGCGACAGTTTGACACAATTGAACATTGCCCAGTACCATGGAGTCAATTACGTTGGAGTTAACAGATCGATCCATCGGGTCTCGTATGTGAGCTGTCTAGATTAGGGTTTCCTGTGCCACCGTCGCCGCTGCCAATTTAGGCCCCCTCGCCTCCGGCTGCCATCTTGGCGCTGAGAGGTGGGGGGACCTCGGATCTTCAAGACCTCTATGTTCTTCGTCAACGTCTAGTAATCATCATAGTTTTGTGAGAATGATTAAATCTCCTCTTGTTTTTTGGCGGTGCCATGAGATTAGAGAGTTGCTTTTAGGAAACCATTAATGCCAATGTTCGTGCGGTTGAAAGAGTAACAACATCGTTGCTTCAGTCCAGTTGCAGCCACTTTACCGAAGTCTTTGAAGTATTTCTTCAAGATTGATACCACGAAGAAGGTGTTTTGAACAgctttcattgtaattcttagtcgTTGGAGTTACTTTGTATTTCCTTAAATCTTAGATTTAAATCAGTGTACCTGTAATTGTTATGCCTATGAATAAAGTTACTGGTGTTTTGGAAAAAATTACGTTGGGGTCCACGTCCGGCTCGGACTAGAACCGATTAGTTGGACTTGTAAACAAACCGTGAGAAGAGACCAAAGATATAGTACTACGTTGCTGCCATCAAATCGCCTGTGTTCGAGCTCCCTAATTAGCCTTTTGTGTACGTACGCGTGCATCAACTCAGCGTAATCAGCTACATCTACGAGCCAACAGAGCACTCCCGGCCGTGTGTTCCTTCCCCAAGCTACATCTTTTGCCTTGCCTTGGCGGCGTACGTCGACATGAAACGCCAACAACACGGCGAGGTGGACGCCGGAATATGCCGCCGCCGTAGCCCACGTCTCCATCCCCAAATCCATGCCAGTGACGTGGGCGCCACAGTGGCCCGCCGACGCAGCACGCGTCTCCATCCTCAGATCCACACGAGCGACGAGGGAGCCCGACTcatcgaccgccgccgccgccgccatggcagcTTGCTGGACAACGACCACGATATGCTCTGGGAGATCCTACTCCGCCTCCCGCCGCAGCCGTCCTCCCTGCTGCGTGCATGCGCGGTCTGCAAGCGTTGGCGACGCGTTGCCACTGACCCCAAGTTCCTCCGTTGCTTCCATGCCCACCACCGGAAGGCACCCCTCCTCGGCTTGCTCGTGTGTCGCAACAGCCACAAGAACGTGTTCCACCCCGTACTTGAATCCTCCCGACCGCATCCCTCGGAAACGCTTCACCCTTGGATGCTACAGTAAAATACGTTACAGTGTGCCCAGTTGCCGCCATGGTCGCATCCTCGTCAAAGACTCAAAGAATAATGAGGCCGTTCTGTGCGACCCCATCACAGGCGAGCAGCACCGCATGCCTGTTCCGCCGGGATTCGACATGACCTATCTCAGCGGGGCGGTGCTCTGCACCGCCGGCGATCAGGGACATGTGCACGGCAGCTGCCATGCCAGCCCCTTCAAAGTGGTCCTGTTGTCCATGTTCATACACGATGATCGACGACCTCTGGCCCGTGTTTTCTCCTCACAGACCGGCAGGTGGGGCAATCTCATCTCAATAGAGACTCAACCTAAGACAATGTATGGTCCTTGTTGCCCCGACACCCTTGTTGGCAATGTGATTTACTGGTTGTCTAGGTATGGGAGAGACGATGTAGTTGAGTTTGATTTGGAGGGGCAGAAGCTTACCCTGATCAAGGGGCCTCACAGTATGAATAATTTTAGCATATGTCAGTGCCAGATTATACGAACAGATGATTGTATTGTTGGTGTTGCCATGTTGTCTTACCAGGACATTCAAGTGTGGCAGAGGGAGGTCAATTCTGAAGGTGTTTCCATATGGTTGGTCCAAAAGACAGTTGCATTGCATACCATTCCGAAGACCCTTCCCCAAATTTCGGAAACAATGCCATGGAACAAACTGATGGGGTATGATGAGGATACCAATGCAATGATTTTATATATGCACGATAGTGCCTATATGGTTCAACTCAAGTCAATACATTCCACCAAAATTGATGTACCATGTTCTACGAAGTACTATCCTTTCATGAGTTTCTACCTACCAGGTGATCACTCATCCTTTGTCTTTATATATAGTAGGAGTAGGCTAATCTAGTTATTTTTGTAAATAATTGCTCAGATAATGTTATTGTGATTCTTAAATGTTCACTTACACTTGAACTTAGTATGTAAATTCTGGTAATAAAAGCTTAGTAATTGTCCCTATGCTAGATGGATGAACTCATAGCCACATTATTTTAGTATGTGTTATCTTTTAATATGGTTGTTTTCTTTCCCAGAAAATATCAAATCAAATGTCAAATGTTAACTTAGTTAATACTATGTATGGAATCTCAAGGCTAGATATTTTGTATCCGTTATTATTTCTTCTGAATTTGTACTGAACTTAACTCCAACAAAACAAATTTGGTTCAATACATGCTTACTAAAATCATAGTGATTTTGTCATTTGTTCATGGCCGTTAATGGCCAATCCTACCGGTGAATATTTGTCATAATTTTGTCTTATAACACACCTATAAATATATGTTATATAAGTGAATTATTTTGCGCGGGTTATACTTGCCAGCTCTAATTGCCACTTGTTACCCTCTCTTATCAATTTGTCTCTATCGTGGAACTGTTGTTAATTGTCGGAATTCTTATGCTTATAGGCACAACCGTTGCTGGTGGAACTAATGGAGCAAAAAAGTTAGGATGATTGTCTGGTTTGATCTGCTAATGTGCTAAAACGGTTCAACGGGTAAGAAGATCTTCTGAATATAATTTGTGAGTTTTGAAATGTTTGATTTTTCTCTTTGGAAGATATGTGACAGACAATGTGGGTAGCATGCACCATCAAAATATTGCCCATGTGGATGACATTTGGATTCGCACATGCTAACAACATAGAGTAACAATTAAAATGGCGACGACCCTGCGTGTTGGAGCATAAATGATACGTTGATAATCCAGATCTTATATGCCCATAGTTCTCCCTTGGTTTTCTACCATAATAAGTAATATATCCGTAGCCCATTTTGCTATTACACACATTAGTCAGCTCTTTTAACTCCATCACCTACAAAAATTATGTCAAAAGGGTGAAGGATTTACATACACGCAGGTAATACTTTGTCGATATCTGCATCAGGTTACTAACAAATTAACACTTTTCATTTCTCCAGGTGAAGGGTGCTGCAATTTTTAGTTGTTACCAAGTTTCTCGCATCACATCAAATGTGCTCGGCGGTGTTTATATGTTATCTTCAAAAATGTAATTGTGCCTTATTCTAGTCAAGTAGGTAATGTAGCAAGATGCTTTTGAATACCTAACTTGGGGTATCATTTCAAGTAGTATCTCGTCACGCCTTTCATTTTTTACATGTGTGTGCTTGGCAGTCTTATCTTCATCCAGGAGACTATCTACCCCAGGTATTTGCATGTTTGTGTGCTCACCTTTGGTTTGAAATGAACGACATCGCTCGTCAGCCATGGTTCAAAAATATGTGTTGCATGTGCTTGGCAGCTCTAGGAATGCCATGACGTTGCTctataattttattttgtttttaaaaatTCAAGATCTGTTGCAGATGAAATAAGCATTATATCAATTGAAATGAAGCCCGGTAGGCACAATTTTAGTGTTGGTCAGGAAGTTGCATCAATGTTTACATGACTAAAACTATTGATGTAGAAGTTTCAATGGTAGAGATGGGACTTTCTTACCCTGGGAGtgaagttgttgttgttgtccAGTTAGCTTAGTGGTTCATATGAGCTAGAGGACTCTTCATTCTTAAAGCAGTTGTTTGTTGCTGAAGGCACGAGATTGGACAACAACGAGTCTATAATTGCACTCGCAAGAATACATACAACATTCTTAGATTGTAAATATCTGTTGGAATTGCAAGTCATTTTAAGTGAGGGAGCAGAAAATGGTCAGTACCCTTGGTAGGATGGCGAACATGACCGAAAGTACCAGAACGGAGCCCACACGCACAGTTTGCCCAGGTTCGCGCCTCTGATGATGTGTGATACCATACATACTGCTTGGAGTTTATATTCATGGTGGGATAGCTCACTTCGCCATGGACGCCCCCTCGCTCGCGCGTCGCCCCGCTTCTCAACACATCATCCTATTCATGCTGCCCATCCACCACCATGCGCAGCCGCCATCTTCCGTCTGCTTTGGAAGACCGGAGGCTACCAGTAGCGTTTTCAAGGGTGCTGGGACACGAGCTAGGCGTGATTCCATTGCTTCCTACCCGAGGTCGCGGAGGAGCAAGATGAACCAGACTGGGAACAACCCGTTCCTCTGCTCCAAGCCTCTAGGCTATTGGGATGCGGGCCGTTTGGTCATAGCGCAACTAGTATGTCAGTTTGTGGAGCCCACATGCGTCGTTCCTCTGCTCGACAACCGTCATCAATGGAGAGGATACTGTTTCCATGAGTAAGGTTGTCTTCCCCTGCCCAGAACTCGTCATTCTAGTTTGTCCCATAGCTTACTATTGTTCCTCAGAAAATTTGTGTTTGGTGACACTAACTACATAGCCACTGACTAAACGCATGTGCAGCCTAATGTTCCACATGGCCCACACTTTTATATTCTTAGTTGGCATCTACAGCCACCCAATAAACGCTTCTCCTAAAAACAAAGAAACCCTTCTTTGCAGGTCATTGGTGATTCATCCTTCACTTCCTCTCCCCACGATCCCCATGGGAAACTGATGGATTTCTGTTTAAATCGGGTGCTCCACTTGAACTCATTTCATTCCCATCATCCCCCATACGGTGGGTGTCTGCCATACCACTCATACAGATACCAATGGTGAGCAACTCCGTCCCTTGTGCTCCTGGACATTCCTAATGACATATTGTCGGTTGAATCACAAATTTTGACTTCCTCAGATACTGGACGAACTGGACACCCGGGGGTCCAGCATTGGTTGTTCTTCGTCTACCACATACCCAGGCACCTCAGAATTGCGGCTCCTATAGGTAGATGTTGTTGTCACCTATTGCTTATTCTGTTTTTTTGTGTGCTTGATTAATGTACGAATTTAGCtgatatttctgaattttttttatgCTTCCTTAATTTAGCTCCATGACACATACTGGTTAAATTATAAATATGGATTTCCTCAGGTGTTGGACAATTTGGAC
Encoded proteins:
- the LOC123172330 gene encoding uncharacterized protein, with translation MPVTWAPQWPADAARVSILRSTRATREPDSSTAAAAAMAACWTTTTICSGRSYSASRRSRPPCCVHARSASVGDALPLTPSSSVASMPTTGRHPSSACSCVATATRTCSTPYLNPPDRIPRKRFTLGCYSKIRYSVPSCRHGRILVKDSKNNEAVLCDPITGEQHRMPVPPGFDMTYLSGAVLCTAGDQGHVHGSCHASPFKVVLLSMFIHDDRRPLARVFSSQTGRWGNLISIETQPKTMYGPCCPDTLVGNVIYWLSRYGRDDVVEFDLEGQKLTLIKGPHSMNNFSICQCQIIRTDDCIVGVAMLSYQDIQVWQREVNSEGVSIWLVQKTVALHTIPKTLPQISETMPWNKLMGYDEDTNAMILYMHDSAYMVQLKSIHSTKIDVPCSTKYYPFMSFYLPGTTVAGGTNGAKKLG